Proteins from one bacterium genomic window:
- a CDS encoding ABC transporter permease, translated as MKFSDILGETYTALSGNKVRSGLTMLGIVIGISSVITMVAIGTGAQGTIQSSIQSLGSNLIQISPGAQRTIGFGASTGRGSAQTLTLEDAEAILSEVSSVNAISPEVSSRYQVTAKGTNTNTSVVGVTSSYPAVRNVAIAEGSFISDTHNASGSKVAVIGPTVSDDLFGEGASVIGQTIRINQLQFKIVGVTETKGGSGFTNQDDQIYIPLITAQRYLTGDKYVTSINVQAADADVMKQVAQDITDLLLMRHKISDSTQADFSILNQEDIISTASSITQTFTILLAAVAGISLLVGGIGIMNMMLTTVTERTREIGLRKAIGAKRRDISLQFLAEAIMLTFVGGFVGVVLGWGISFTITALGLIQTEVSIFSILLAFGVSAVIGIVFGYYPARRAAALNPIEALRYE; from the coding sequence ATGAAATTTTCCGATATTTTAGGCGAAACATACACAGCCCTTTCAGGAAACAAAGTCCGGTCGGGACTTACCATGCTCGGCATTGTTATCGGCATCTCTTCCGTTATCACGATGGTCGCTATTGGCACGGGGGCACAAGGGACGATTCAATCAAGCATACAATCTCTCGGTTCAAACCTTATTCAAATTTCACCCGGTGCGCAGCGTACGATAGGATTCGGCGCATCAACAGGCCGCGGCTCGGCACAAACGCTTACTTTGGAAGACGCCGAAGCGATATTGTCCGAAGTTTCATCGGTTAACGCTATTTCGCCAGAAGTTTCCAGCCGCTATCAGGTGACAGCAAAAGGCACCAATACGAATACGTCCGTGGTTGGCGTTACTTCAAGTTATCCTGCGGTGCGCAATGTCGCCATAGCCGAAGGCTCGTTCATTTCAGATACGCATAACGCTTCGGGGTCAAAAGTCGCCGTAATCGGACCCACCGTAAGCGATGATTTGTTCGGAGAAGGCGCTTCTGTTATAGGACAAACAATCCGAATCAACCAGCTGCAATTCAAAATTGTTGGCGTAACTGAAACAAAGGGAGGTTCCGGTTTCACAAACCAGGACGACCAAATATACATTCCTCTTATTACCGCCCAACGGTATCTTACGGGAGACAAGTACGTAACCAGCATCAACGTGCAAGCTGCCGACGCGGACGTTATGAAACAGGTGGCGCAGGATATCACCGACCTTTTATTAATGAGACATAAAATCTCCGACTCCACGCAGGCGGATTTCAGTATTTTGAATCAGGAAGACATCATTTCAACCGCTTCAAGCATCACGCAGACATTTACTATTTTACTCGCCGCCGTGGCTGGCATCTCGCTTCTCGTGGGAGGCATCGGCATTATGAATATGATGCTCACGACCGTTACCGAACGGACGAGAGAAATCGGCCTGCGCAAAGCCATTGGTGCAAAACGCAGAGATATCAGTCTTCAATTTCTCGCGGAAGCAATTATGCTCACATTTGTTGGAGGATTTGTCGGAGTTGTCCTGGGGTGGGGGATATCGTTTACGATTACCGCTTTAGGACTTATTCAAACGGAGGTTTCTATTTTTTCAATTCTTCTTGCCTTTGGCGTGTCGGCGGTTATCGGCATAGTATTCGGTTATTATCCGGCACGGCGGGCGGCGGCGCTTAATCCGATAGAAGCATTAAGATACGAATAA